DNA sequence from the Leuconostoc lactis genome:
TGGATGGCTGACTTACTTTGAATTTTTTAGCCACTTTTGTAAAACTTTTTTCATGATATAACGCATCATAATATTTTAAATCGTTAATTTGCATGTTTAAACCCCTAAATATCAATGTTTTGATTAACGTCATAAATTTTATTTATGACGACGTGCTTGTTTGACTATAAACGATGGCGACCTGTATAGTCAAGGCAGTTGTTAAATGATAAACAAACATTTGGAGGATTTAAACATGACAACCACAGGATATGACGTACTGCGTAATCCATTTCTGAACAAAGGGACCGGTTTTACACAAGAAGAACGTCGCACGCTTGGTCTTATTGGGACTTTGCCAAGTCAAGTGCAGACAATCGATGAGCAGGCCGCGCAAGCTTATCAACAATTTCAATCAAAAGATGCGCCACTGGAAAAGCGTATTTTCTTGATGAACTTATTTAATGAAAATGTCACGCTGTTTTATCATTTGATGGACCAACATGTCGCTGAATTTATGCCAATTGTCTATGATCCAGTCGTGGCTGATGCAATTGAACAATATAATGACATTTTTACTAATCCACAAAATGCTGCCTTTTTGTCAGTTGATCGACCAGAAGACATTAAGCAATCCTTGCTAAATGCAGCAGCTGGCCGTGATATTAAGTTGGTTGTCGTGACTGATGCTGAAGGCATTCTTGGCATGGGTGATTGGGGTGTCAACGGGGTTGATATCGCGGTTGGTAAATTGATGGTTTATACCGCAGCAGCCGGCATTGACCCAGCTAGTGTTTTGGCAATTAGTATTGATGCAGGCACCAATAATCAAGCTTTGCTGGATAATCCACGTTACTTGGGTAACCGGCATCCACGTATCGCTGGCGATGACTATCTGGCATTCATTGATCAATTTGTGGCAGCAGAACAAACCTTATTCCCTGAATCGTTGTTGCATTGGGAAGATTTTGGTCGGGGAAACGCCCAAGTTATCTTAGATAAATACAAAGATGAAATCGCAACCTTTAACGATGATATTCAAGGGACAGGGATGATCGTTTTGGCCGGTATCTTCGGGGCTTTGAATATTTCTAAGGAAAAACTTATTGATCAAACCTTCGTTACCTTTGGTGCTGGGACAGCTGGTATGGGAATAGTTAATCAAATATTCACGGAATTGCAGCGTGCTGGCTTGACTGCTGACGAAGCCCGCCAACACTTCTACTTGGTCGATAAGCAAGGGTTGTTATTTGAAGATACACCAGACTTAACAGCCGCCCAAAAGCCATTTACCCGTTCACGGGCTGAATTTGCCAATGCTGATACGTTGACGAACTTGGCGGATGTTGTGAAAACGATTCATCCAACAGTTTTGATTGGGACGTCAACACAACCAGGTACTTTTACCGAAGAAATTGTGAAGGAAATGGCTGCACATACACCACGTCCAATTATTTTCCCATTGTCAAACCCAACCAAACTGGCCGAAGCAACTGCTGAAGATATCATTCAATGGACTGATGGTCAGGCCTTGATTGCGACGGGGATTCCAGCTGCCGATGTTGATTATAAGGGTGTGACTTACAAAATCGGACAAGGTAATAATGCTTTGATTTATCCTGGTTTAGGATTTGGGTTGATTGCATCAACGGCAAAATTGTTAACGCAAGAAACTATTTCGGCGGCAATTCACGCGCTTGGTGGCTTAGTTGATTCGGAAGAAGCAGGTGCTGCAGTATTACCACCGGTTTCTCATTTGACGGCGTTTTCACAAAAAATCGCTGAGGTGACCGCTCAAAGTGTCTTGGATCAAGGTTTGAACCGTGAGCCAATTGTTGATGCAAAACAGGTTGTCAAAGATGCAAAGTGGTCTGCAGAATATTAAGCGGGATAGATAATAAAAATTATGATGCAAAAAATACGGGCAACAAAGGTTAGTGGGGTTAATTTACCGCTTTACCTCACCATGATGGTCATTTTAGCGTTGACCATTGCGCTGCATAAGTTGCCACTTAATATGTTAGGATTAACGTTGATGTTAGTCTTGCTGGGTCACTTTTTCTACTATATTGGCAATCGCTTACCGATCGTTAAATCTTACTTGGGTGGTGGGTCGGTCTTTACCATTTTTGCGGCTGCAGCGTTAGCGGCATTGGGTTGGATACCAGCTGATGTGGTAATGGCAACCAAAACTTTTATGAATGCGAACGGGTTACTTGATTTTTATATTGCCGCGTTAATTGTCGGCTCAATCCTAGGCATGAATCGCAATTTATTGTTAAAGGCAGCTGTACGTTTTATTCCAGTTTCGCTGGCAGCAATGGTACTTGGCTTCTTTGCTGTTGGGGTAGTTGGATGGTTGCTTGGTGTTGGATTTGGCCATGCAGTGATGTTTGTGTCTATGCCGATGATGGCTGGGGGAATTGGCGCAGGTGCCGTCCCACTCTCACATATTTATGCCCAAGGCTTGGGGACAAATGCTGGGGCAATGTTTTCTGAATTGATTCCGGCCGTAACGTTAGGCAATGTCATGGCAGTCATTGGGGCAGCTTTGATTGCCAAAGTCGGTGCCAATACCAAATATGATGGGCATGGCGTTTTAATTCCGATTTCGGCAGCTGAAAAATCACAACCCGTAACCAAACTTGATACGACGCGGATTGGTGTTGGAATGATGCTTGCGTTCTCATTTTTCTTGGTCGGCACTATCTTAAATGATTTTGTGCCGAAAGTGCACACCTATGCTTTTGTCATCATTTTGGTGATTATTTTTAAAGCGTTCAATTGGGTACCAAAGCCACTAGAGGATTCAGTCGT
Encoded proteins:
- a CDS encoding malolactic enzyme; this encodes MTTTGYDVLRNPFLNKGTGFTQEERRTLGLIGTLPSQVQTIDEQAAQAYQQFQSKDAPLEKRIFLMNLFNENVTLFYHLMDQHVAEFMPIVYDPVVADAIEQYNDIFTNPQNAAFLSVDRPEDIKQSLLNAAAGRDIKLVVVTDAEGILGMGDWGVNGVDIAVGKLMVYTAAAGIDPASVLAISIDAGTNNQALLDNPRYLGNRHPRIAGDDYLAFIDQFVAAEQTLFPESLLHWEDFGRGNAQVILDKYKDEIATFNDDIQGTGMIVLAGIFGALNISKEKLIDQTFVTFGAGTAGMGIVNQIFTELQRAGLTADEARQHFYLVDKQGLLFEDTPDLTAAQKPFTRSRAEFANADTLTNLADVVKTIHPTVLIGTSTQPGTFTEEIVKEMAAHTPRPIIFPLSNPTKLAEATAEDIIQWTDGQALIATGIPAADVDYKGVTYKIGQGNNALIYPGLGFGLIASTAKLLTQETISAAIHALGGLVDSEEAGAAVLPPVSHLTAFSQKIAEVTAQSVLDQGLNREPIVDAKQVVKDAKWSAEY
- a CDS encoding 2-hydroxycarboxylate transporter family protein → MQKIRATKVSGVNLPLYLTMMVILALTIALHKLPLNMLGLTLMLVLLGHFFYYIGNRLPIVKSYLGGGSVFTIFAAAALAALGWIPADVVMATKTFMNANGLLDFYIAALIVGSILGMNRNLLLKAAVRFIPVSLAAMVLGFFAVGVVGWLLGVGFGHAVMFVSMPMMAGGIGAGAVPLSHIYAQGLGTNAGAMFSELIPAVTLGNVMAVIGAALIAKVGANTKYDGHGVLIPISAAEKSQPVTKLDTTRIGVGMMLAFSFFLVGTILNDFVPKVHTYAFVIILVIIFKAFNWVPKPLEDSVVMFNQVVMGNLTHAVLAGIGLALIDLNVLAHSLTWQFVLLVLTSVVVMGLASALIGQLFGLYPVEAAIAAGMADNSMGGTGNVAVLSAANRMEMIAFAQMGNRMGGAIVLILGGILIRFLH